Sequence from the Helianthus annuus cultivar XRQ/B chromosome 13, HanXRQr2.0-SUNRISE, whole genome shotgun sequence genome:
AACATGAAAACCAACAAATAATGATCACATTTTTTTCTCTAATTAAAACTTAAGATGTAATAAGGAACTCAATTACAACAACCTATCAATATTTTTCCACAAATGAATATCATAACATTGAATTGCATCAGTTATGTATATAATTCTAAGTAAAATGTTTAACTAAAGTTACCCTTTATGGATTATTAAGAAATTATTATATTAAGTCATGTTATATTGTAACAAATATATTAAAATACTTTTTTTAAACACGTACATAATAAATCACCTGCTGTTGAAAGTTCCTTCAACAACCTTCATGACTCAGTCTTCTATTGATCTTCAACTAAAGACTTCCCCTAAAGCTGCTGGAGAAAATCCCTATACTCCCTGTAGAAAATAGATTACAAATTATACCTGCCGTTTCACAACATTCAGTAGCAAAAGAAAAGTGGTCTTTATAAATACGCCATCATTCACATTTAAAATCCAATTATCTCAACGAAAACAATAACAAACAGATTCAAAGCAAACATCTACACAGGTTGTTCACTCCAGATTTCAAGATTAAAAGAAAAAACCCTAAATATGTGAAAGCTCACCTATTGTAGTCATCGGAATGGATTGAGATTAGGGTGTTTCATCTACAACAGTAGCCAATTGAGAATAAGAAACCCTAAGAACATTAGCAGCAGAACTGTGCAATCGATTTGTTCTAGACTTCAAGTAACATAGTTAAAATAGAAAATACACTGGTACACAATTGAAACACAAACTAACCAAAATAGATAATCAGCCAATGAAGAGTGAATACTTGAAGGCTGAACCCACGTTAAAAAGGTAGAGTAGCAATACCTCAATCTCAGTTCGCCACATAGCATCCGCTAATTTCTTTATTTTTCCCCCACAGTTTCCTGTTATTTATATATCCATCAAACATGGCCTGACATACCAAGATCTAAGACCTTATCAAATGACATAAAATCGAACAACAAATATTAACAcaattatagaaatcaaataaaaaaaacaggAAATAAGAGGTAGAACATACCTTTGATACAAAATAAAAAAGGGCAAGGATGGTGAAACCTCAACCTGTTGCACCGAATAAAACCAATCTTAAAATCGCAAAGAATGAATAGATTATAGTTATTGAAAACATAAGAAGAAACATGCTACATGGAAGCCTAACTTgttgattttatcaatttttgATCCAAGCCTCATCTGGATACCCTTGAAAGTACTTCTACAGAAAACGGGTGAAACATATCTTGACGGATTCGATAAATATGAAGTTAACTCATATGAAATATAAGTTAGGAATTTGTATACTAACTTCGAATCGAATAAATCATATGAAATCAAACCCTAAACGAAAACTTACCAGGTAGAGAGATGAGATCTAGGGTTCTTTCAATTGGGAGGCAAAGGATGAAAGGAAACACTggatttagggtttttgattgtaACAACCCTCAATAAATGCTCAATCAAATGGGAGAAAAAAAGGTAACTCCGATTCAATATGGATTGATTGATTTAGCGAGTGAAGACAAAAGACGGAGGCCGCTTCTATGCTTTTAGTGCTCAAAGGTTTTCATCAGGGAGTATAAAAATGCCACGTGGCATTTAGTAGCTTAACTTGATGCCATGTGGCATAAGTTGGTTTtgctttattagaagtagtagatgGGTTGTAATGAATTTGGGCCAAGCCCAATGGTATGGCTAGTCGTTGAGTTAGCTGGGCTTAGTGTGTTACTCATATGTTTAGGGTCACTTGTTTTGTTggtttaaagagttttgctttttttatttttattttggagACTTGTCCTAAAACTAGTGTAACACCCTAAATCTTATATGAAAAAACTAATTAAGGATATTTAATTGGATTAATGTATTATTTATTTGGCTTAGCTCATAACTAAAGTCTATGCAAGGCCTTCatgtttatatataaaaatctcATTAAGGCAAGTTAGTAATTTACCCAGCAGACAAACCCTAAATGGTTAAAAGGTGAGCCTCCATGCTCATCCATTCTCATCTAAATCTGAGTCAGAGAGTGAGAGAGGAacatttctagagagagaaagtgatgaTTTGCTTAGTTTTTAGATCGGATTTGAGCTATAGTCAAAGTATAATATCTTCATTCTTGAACAACAATTTTGACATCTTGAATGTTTGAAGGCAATTGTTCATTAATTCATTAATGAGGTCGAATGGATGATCATCGGGGTGGTTGAgaataaatgagttgaagtaagGGAAGTTAATTGAGTTAAAAGGTATGGAGAGAAACAACGTACTGTCAAACTGGAAAAAGCGAAAATACTTCTCATATGAGGTGCACATGAAATGCTTTTACCGGATTTTTCGATATTATTAATTAATCGGTCTAAATTGATCAGATTAAAAACGATAGGTActcaataattaaaaaaataaaataaataaaaattagaCTCATATAATTAAACCAAACCATATAAACTCAAATACTACTCTTTTAATCAATTTTTATGTAACTATATTACCAATGTAGTAGCATTTTTTGAATATTAATAATGTAACACTAATAAAAGTCGACACTATCCAATCCCGTCCCTATCCCATCCTCCGTAACCTTTATCATTTCAGAAACACGAACTTCTCATTTTCCGATCACCGGAAAGTAACCGCTTCTGGTGATCGGACCACCATGAATTCGCCGGAGCGGATAGCGGAGGCGAAACAGACACCCGTCGTATACCTATTGCTCCGATGCTCTATCGCTCTCCTCTTTCCTCTAATTTTAATCCTTGTAGCTGTCTTTTCCGTTGTCATTTTCGCCTTGTTTCTTAGCAATTTCTCCATTTCCTATCCGATCTCTGTCCCCTGCCAGTGCAGGATTGTGTCCAGCAGTAAGTTTTGTAGTTAATTGTTTTGATTTTGATGTTTTAGGTTTTGTTGAAGTTGTGTGATTTGAGCAGTAAGTTTTGgtgtttgttgttatgattatGATGTTGAAGTTTTTAGGTTTTGTTGTGTTGATGAATTGAATTGAATTGTGTAGCTTGCTTGAGCAGTAAGTTTGTTGTTAGTTGTTTTAATTTTGTAGTGTTTGATGTTGAAGTTTTAGGTTTTAATGTGTAGATGACTtgaattattatatataatttgaATAGTGCAAATCAGAATACCTAATTTCTAATAGATTGTTTGCTAGGTAGAAAGACAAGTTTCTAGGTTTTGTGCAACTCATTAGATTTGTTGCTTCTGAATAGAGATTTTATTAATCATATATAAAATGCAGTGTTCAATGTTAAAATATAGGTTGTAACGAGTCGATGAATTGATTTTGTGTAATTTGTATAGAGATGAagataacgttaaaagagggggatggttaatcatgcatcatgtggtggcattgatagccgaaagacaagggggtacatgcactaatcggcgtttgtctcaattgttgagtgttatgtgtcttatgtccaaggcttgatgcaaaactactatcgagccgggggtctcattggaagcagcctctctattcctatggggtagaggtaaggctgtctacatctcaccctcctcagaccctaccttagctttgctattggtgggatatactgagtatgatgatgatgtatAGAGATGAAGATATACGATAGTGCGAATTGGAATACTTAATCACTGTTATAAATTTTCTAGGTTTTGTGTAATTGCATAGAATTGTTGCTTCTGAATAGAGGCTTTAACCAATATAAAAAAAAGCAGTGTTTAATATTAAAATTTAGGTTGTAAGAGTAGATGAGTTGAAGTTGTGTAATTTGAATTGAAGATAAATGATAGTGCAAATTAGATTACCTAATTTGTAATTGCAACTCTTTAGGTTTTGTGACTTTTGTCCTgtgttgtcaaaagcgcaaaaagcgcgcgcctaggcgcccgggcgcagcgaggcgcacctatagcgcctggtggtagcctaggcgcaaaaatgggtttttttttgaaaagaccGCTGCTGAGGCGCAAAaaggcgcgcgcctaggcgcaaagACGGTGCTGAGGCGCAGTAGATAAGCAGGAAAactgaaaaaaagaaaaaaaaatgaaaccgAGTGCGTGCAAAAACTGCATCACGCGggcccgggttttcggagctgcattcgtgtccgcaggacgtgcgggcaggcatgagttcaaccaaattccagcTCAGAAACTCATTTAATCATTTTACCTTATAAACAACCACTCACTTTGTTCCCTCACCAATGCGGGACAAAGTATTTACCACCTTTTGAGACTTTTATTCACACACCCAAAACTTACAACATATAAgtcctaaacttttgctactaactattagctacatgatcttaaatggcatatataatagtttttttaattttatatgtggaatcttatttattttcaaagcataacatattttttatattttttttctctctgtgagcttttcttaaaaaagcccacgctttttttgcgcctaggctccgggcgaggccgatgcgcctcgcctgcgccttgcgtctttgacaacatagcTTTTGTCTAATTGTATAGTTTTGTTGCAGATGTAGATCTTAGGTCAACAAAAGTGTGTGAACTTGGGTTGCTAAATTATAAAGCAAAGCATGTGTTTTATCCATCCGAGAAGAAGAAGTTCAGATGCCGCCATGATTATTATTGGGCTTCTGTATTCGAGGTATATACTTCAAGCTTTCATATATATGGTCAAAATGGTGTCCGTGGGTCAACCCAAGCTGACGTGGTCTGTTGCGACCCATACTAAAAATGACCCGACCCGAAATAGTGATGCATGATCTTATATCTTAGTTGCTTTGTTCTTGCACAGGTAGAATATACAGATCACTCCGGTCATCTTCATACTGCGTTTGCGGAAGCTCCTAATGAGGCTCTCCCACTTGATTGCAGACCAACTTTCAACGCTGCATGGATGGCAAAAGATAGATTCAAGGTAATCTACGGGACATATGACCCCACATGATTTGTGAACGTTGAAATTCTTTCCGTTAAAAATGCTAATATTTTCACACGTTTCCGCTTTTCTTGCTAGGTGAATGAAACGTATGATTGCTGGTATACACTCGGCATTTCCAAACTAAATTTGTATTACGATGAGTTTTTTAATTGCCAAGCTGACCACCCGTCAACGACTGAGATGCTTAAGCGCTATCTTATCTTGTGAGTTAATCAATTATTTAAATTCTCTCTGAATCCACATTTGTTTACTTGCTATATATAAAATTTCAACCTTACTGCACAAGTTAGTGTTATTTAATTCTCTGCTACATAGCCTGGAACTTATTTATAACACGTTTGAAAGATGGTGTGTATGTATCACTTGATATAATTTGGTGAGTTCATATGTTAATAactagggctgcaaatgaaccgaaTGAACAggaacaagaccttgttcatgttcgtttgttaagaaatatatccgttcatgaacacttaccaaacaagattttatgttcgtgttcgtatgttcaggaaatgagcgtgttcgtttgttaattttaggcaacaaacgttgatgaacacaaactaatgttcatgaacacaaattgaaacaaacgaacacaaacatgcgTTCATGaatagaatatataatacactaacatttattgaatattttatttgtcgggattttgaagtatttaaaaaaatatataaactaaaaacactaatgaactattgaacataaacgaacacgttaccgaacattcacaaacataaatgaacgaacgcgacCTCTGTTCACAttcattcatttaactaaacgaatgaaatttcttgttagtgttcgtttgtttaataaacgaacgtacacaaacgaacttcccaccgaacggttcacgaactgttcccTGAACGTTTGGTTCCTTTGCAGCGGGTATAAGAATAGAACTGTGGTTGAAACTTAAAAAGAGTAGAGACTGGAAAATAGGCGGGTTGTGTAATGGCGAAACGGGTAGTTTAGATATGGGTCAAAAAAGGTGAGTTAACTCAGTTGACTCGCCAACATGTTCTTTTGTTAATTTGCTACTTTAATAAGTAGTTAATCTGTTAAACATGACTACAGTGACACTGGTATTAAAAACTATACACTATTTTTAGTTTTTCTTCCAACTTTTTGTAGGTCCATGGAGATGTTCACGTCGTGGTTTTCTCAAAAGGGCCGGTCTAACATTGTGAGTTGGGGAGCCATAGCTGGGGCGGTTACGGGTTTTGTAACCTCTTTGATCACGGTCGCATTGGGTAGAATGCTATATCTACTCAAATCACGCATTGTTAGTACGAGTATGATAAGGGATGCGTATTTGATCCGTTTCAAACGGGCGTGTTTTCTTGTAGCATATTTTTCTTTTGTGAGTTGGTTAGCAGTTCAGTATTGGGGAAAGCTTGGTCTCTTGGACATCTTTGGTGCTCATACATagaaggtatatatatatatatatgcagcGCCTGTtatatatgtttatttattaaactgtTAGTTTTTAACAAAAGAATGTAAAATAAGAGTATAACACTCCCTCTGAGCAGGGTGTTTGATCAACACTTCCTGCATAAGTAGAAGGTTGATGAGTTGTAAGTAGACATGTTACTGCATAACTAGAAGGTTGGTGTTTTCTATACTAAACCAAAATCCTTACATGGATTGATTTTGGAGTTTAAAGAATGCATGTATATATATACCTAGAGCTActttttttcaaacaaaaaagagttaaatgcccggatagtccctgtggtttggtcttatttcacctttagtccctaactttctaaaattacctctatagtcccaaacttttcaattttcgttcccggatagttcCTGAagtggatgggggttagttttctcagttaagttggtgtaaaatgactataatgcccttaaGTAAAATGATTTAATTAGTTCTCTCTCTATATCTAGCAAAACCCCATGCAAGCACCACCCCTACATCCCCACCTACGACAAcctacaaccaccaccacccacccttACAACCAACCATCACCAacggaccaccaccaccaacgGTTAACAACCACCAGTCAACTAACACAACACAGCCCACCCTCAAACCACCCAAACACCAACCTCTGACATCCATGACACCTCCCTCAAACCACCGCGACATCCCCAACGATCTTGGAAGCAGAGGACAAGGCCTCATCATCGTCATCTAAAGAAGAAGAAACCCCCAATTTAAAATCCCACAAATAAAAAGCCCCTAATTTCAAAACTCTAATTCAAACCCACCTCAGTTATCATCCGAATCGGACTCAAAATCAGATTCTGccagacgaaaaatgaaacccACCTTAGTTATGTTCGTATATCGGGATGACGTTCCAGACTTCAGCTTCGCCAGAATCGTCTTCATGTCGCCGTGAACTTCGAACTTTTCGAAGTAGATCGACGCATGCATCTTCTGTTGGAACCTGATGTTTTTTCCCTCACGTCACAACGTTACTTCCTTTACTGTTCATGGTTTCTCTGGTGTTCAACCGACTATGACGACTACGAATCAACAACGGCGATGGTGGCAGTCAAGTGGTGACATTCTGATGGTACTGCTATGGCACTGTACATATGAGAAACTCATATCTCTTTATAGCAATCCCTCACGAAATTGCCCAGGTGGTAATTTTGACTTTTGGTAGCATGATTAGGTTGTAGATTGCATCTTCTGTTGAAAATATAAGATAATTTTCTGGGATCAGTTTTTTAAAGTCCTGTTGTttaagggcattatagtcattttacatcaacttaactgagaaaactaacccccatccacgccagggactattcgggaacgaaaattgaaaagttgggaactatagaggtaattttagaaagttagggactaaagttgaaaaaagaccaaaccacagggactatccgggcatttaactcaacaacaaaaaaaaaaaagaaaaaaggaaaATTGTTTTAGCTCAGCCCGACCCAACACGCATGAAAAATTAACCATTACTGATCCACATAGCCCATCCTTTAAACTCTACACTCTAACTTAAGTATTACACATGTACAACGTTCACATATATGTTAATGAAAAAAAGTGGACTTATGAATAAAATGTGTTTCGGGTCAATCGGAACTGGTTTCAATTTCAACCCATGCCATTACCATCAATGTTCTTGTGAATCCTTCCCCACTTGTGTTTTTGTATGTCGTTGAGTAGAGTTTAAGCTCGCCTAAGTTTGAGCATCCTCCGAATCAGTGGCGGAACCAATGTACAAGGAGGGGTAGCCCGGGCTACTCCTCAACTCCCTcttcgtagtgtaaaaatacccttCAACTTTGTCTACGTAGTgtaaaatttttatctttttatacaAATAATACCTCTAAtcccccaaaaaaaaaattgggatacccctgaatttttTGCTTAGCTCCGCCACTGCTCCGAATCATGCTAGTTTATTATTTAAAAGTATTTACATATcttattatataattatatattactGTTATAATTTAAGGGTAGGGTTTTAgagtgaacaacctcccaagtgtgaactgtgtgaactcatctggacccttgatttcctttttagttgttaaagGTAGGATTGTAGttttataaaaaattagatttaaatcattatctTAATAATTGAAATCAGTTACATATTTCCTATTTTAATTCCTTATCCATAATATCTTTCATATTTTAAATTAATTATCCACAAtatcttttattttaattttatttttcagatttcatcaccagaattcaaattttgatttttaagatccacgtaaccctcatatttcaacggtatacacatgtgtacttggatataaatagaacagtacgtatgtgtactcagcatcgtacatatgtgtacagtaattcacaagtgtacatcaaacACTCAATAcaaaaaaattctgagatatcacaaaaacagacgatatacacatgtgtatatcgcattaaaaacatggcaaaatcagaatacacatgtgtacatcgcatttaaacagAGCAatgataatgaatttaaaataggaaagatatTATGGATAAGGAATTAAAATGGGAAATATGTAACCGATTTCAATTATTAAGATCATGatttaaatctatttttttataaaattacttTCCTATTTAATTTATGAGAGAGAATatgatttatgcaatcaatttaagataaaaagtacacatataccctttttgtatttaattaaatggaaaaaattaaccacataattaccatcatgccactcatcTAAATCTCAAGATCATAGAAATCAAGGGCCAAGATGAGTTCACACAGTTCACAACTGAGGggagtgttcactcttgaacctaatcctataatTTAATGTATAAGAGAACATATATTATTGAGTTAGTATTATTGCAATTATATacataactagtattaagcccatGCGTTGCAGCgttgtcataaaactgtgttaagtaaTAGGAATATTATACCATTGTCAACGACCACCAACACCGAAAAaatcgtaaaaacaaaataaataaaaacgaaaaaaataacatcgagcgaaaagcagacgtaaaatctttgaatcacgcacgctagttgctgagaaattaaaccgaaacataaaaaacagaaaaaaaataactaagtctaTCCAGGActcgcgtgttggacgaacttgtcaaacgcagaaaaatagatgtgacgcggcGAGCCAGTCAAACgagaaaaaatatacgaaaaaatgttgaaccccacacgcacgttgcggtgcattaactcacaaaatttagaacgaaacgaaaaacttgggaaagatgaaaagtatgttggaccaaaattgaaaataaaaaaaaaagttaggattaaattgcaaaagataggcctgtaaacgaaccaaacgttcatgaactgttcatgaacttgtttggcgggaagtttgttta
This genomic interval carries:
- the LOC110899303 gene encoding uncharacterized protein LOC110899303 — its product is MNSPERIAEAKQTPVVYLLLRCSIALLFPLILILVAVFSVVIFALFLSNFSISYPISVPCQCRIVSSNVDLRSTKVCELGLLNYKAKHVFYPSEKKKFRCRHDYYWASVFEVEYTDHSGHLHTAFAEAPNEALPLDCRPTFNAAWMAKDRFKVNETYDCWYTLGISKLNLYYDEFFNCQADHPSTTEMLKRYLILSMEMFTSWFSQKGRSNIVSWGAIAGAVTGFVTSLITVALGRMLYLLKSRIVSTSMIRDAYLIRFKRACFLVAYFSFVSWLAVQYWGKLGLLDIFGAHT